A stretch of Coccidioides posadasii str. Silveira chromosome 2, complete sequence DNA encodes these proteins:
- the NTO1 gene encoding nuA3 HAT complex component nto1 (EggNog:ENOG410PFPU~COG:S~BUSCO:1078at33183) has protein sequence MGRKLFGSRPKPRSGSRLKNPPATDHEPSSEPPPKRRKYIPGGPGGGGRYVEIDGTETPVRPVNSASQNKTASRSRPPRETPRTAPPKPPPPPPATPPASTRPRREKNQGRRFSSAAAAVLAVAQGDGYKPREERGWEEFHPDLDIDAKIAVFSSEEVDGVLQNDMLQDMSNGDGVMEAENSIVSTPTASTPGIKRRPGRPRRGDNMSNNMVPFQLPKLVPPPGPNPREKLTLPKPSFALKDPFLPFEQKGVGQQNYVDRTMASVGYQESDIFLRHERRLIRMTEDVVEEDLDLDPPTATDGDSGNAAVGNTGVGRVEYDMDEQDAKWLEAYNAQRRIDQFEPIKPAIFEITMTKIEKEWYALEKRIPKPNPKPPQTQRPRSSSAAAVNGEHAGTGEEQDSKCAVCDDGDCENSNAIVFCDGCDLAVHQECYGVPYIPEGQWLCRKCQLIGRGSPSCIFCPNTEGAFKQTNTSKWSHLLCAVWIPEVSIGNPSLMEPVLDVEKVPRSRWKLTCYICRQKMGACIQCSNKNCFAAFHVTCGRRARLYLKMKLTPGVPAIMDSNSLKAFCDRHVPPDWRREYNTDGAIADAMEYYRTTMQGRRWGDSQAAALALGPEPQGDGEVAEDDQRPVTPRITLTVGGNKRKRLGPPKMVWKLPSGAPVVPQVILNNVIVSLQRFTVRQRKQYAEDACKYWTLKREARRGAALLKRLQLQLETFSSMEMTRRNFAGMGPTGSVRLQRRIEFADRLSLDVDKVRMLCDEVKKREREKLKDAETLRNIVDLVYFPISPMIWPIFERVQALDGKGIFRVGLLSIRSNLENRSYTSVSAFSRDLAHVFTSEIGVESVGDTAELQLQMQISGRAPELSLEQREKRKLAKRIIKAVQPALEDALKKESELSGKPYERELRDLDLMLENSVLSRRGSFYDSIEGPATLAEPCMGASMPNGIGSNPEGQDNRSNDSVDVEMTDAVDLGQKGDEPLTISTEIGVLKQMNGEEKMTDAAMTDGSHQINLDHPPVFTPPTVVSAVSSELDSTALNHPKAADSLTKPQDIEAQAAPPTPPASFKDSHQPPLAQGGIQWYMEPFDPVGTTIHEERWTGREVLRGMSEELSELDEDELRHLVDDEFDNGAPEQPNDAGGIKGANQPGRMEMPQPKGPRTRRRWRGFR, from the exons ATGGGGCGTAAACTGTTTGGCTCCCGCCCTAAGCCTCGTAGTGGCAGTCGGTTGAAAAATCCACCTGCCACGGATCACGAGCCTAGCAGCGAGCCGCCGCCAAAACGACGCAAATATATCCCAGGGGGCCCCggaggtggtggaagatATGTGGAAATTGACGGCACGGAGACACCCGTGCGGCCGGTAAACTCCGCTAGTCAGAACAAAACGGCATCCCGTAGTCGGCCTCCCCGCGAAACTCCTCGAACAGCTCCCCCCAAGCCCCCTCCACCTCCCCCGGCAACGCCACCTGCCTCTACTCGTCCAAGACGCGAAAAGAACCAGGGCCGTCGGTTCAGCTCTGCAGCCGCTGCTGTACTTGCTGTTGCGCAGGGAGATGGATACAAGCcgagagaggagagaggcTGGGAAGAGTTCCATCCCGATCTTGATATCGACGCCAAAATAGCGGTTTTCAGCTCAGAAGAGGTGGATGGCGTTCTACAAAATGATATGCTGCAAGATATGAGTAATGGTGATGGTGTTATGGAAGCAGAGAACTCGATCGTGTCCACGCCGACGGCGTCAACGCCGGGCATCAAACGACGGCCAGGAAGGCCTCGGCGAGGAGATAATATGTCGAACAACATGGTTCCCTTCCAACTGCCCAAATTAGTTCCTCCACCTGGGCCCAATCCTCGAGAGAAGCTTACTTTGCCCAAGCCTTCGTTCGCTCTCAAGGACCCATTCTTGCCTTTCGAGCAGAAGGGTGTAGGGCAGCAAAACTATGTTGATCGCACAATGGCAAGTGTTGGCTATCAGGAAAGTGATATTTTTCTTCGGCACGAGAGGCGCCTAATTCGCATGACCGAAGATGTCGTCGAAGAGGACCTGGATTTGGATCCTCCCACTGCTACTGATGGGGATTCTGGGAATGCTGCGGTAGGAAACACTGGTGTTGGGCGAGTCGAGTATGATATGGATGAACAAGATGCCAAATGGCTAGAAGCATACAACGCTCAAAGGAGAATTGACCAGTTTGAGCCAATCAAACCGGCCATTTTCGAGATCACCATGACGAAGATTGAGAAGGAATGGTATGCCCTCGAAAAAAGAATCCCAAAACCTAATCCTAAGCCACCACAAACTCAGCGACCTCGCTCAAGCTCTGCTGCAGCGGTCAATGGCGAACATGCTGGCACAGGCGAGGAGCAAGATAGCAAGTGTGCTGTCTGTGATGACGGGGACTGCGAGAACTCTAATGCTATTGTCTTTTGTGATGGCTGCGATCTTGCTGTCCATCAGGAATGCTACGGAGTTCCCTATATACCCGAAGGTCAATGGCTTTGCCGCAAATGCCAGCTGATTGGTCGCGGATCCCCATCCTGTATTTTTTGCCCGAACACAGAAGGCGCCTTTAAACAGACAAACACCTCGAAATGGTCCCATCTTCTATGTGCTGTCTGGATTCCCGAGGTGTCGATCGGCAACCCTTCTCTCATGGAGCCTGTGCTGGATGTAGAAAAGGTCCCAAGAAGCCGTTGGAAGCTAACATGCTACATCTGCCGGCAAAAGATGGGTGCATGTATTCAATGTAGCAACAAAAACTGTTTTGCTGCGTTTCACGTAACTTGCGGGAGGCGGGCGCGGCTCTActtgaaaatgaagttgACTCCGGGAGTGCCTGCGATTATGGACTCTAACTCTTTGAAGGCGTTCTGCGATCGGCATGTCCCTCCAGATTGGCGAAGGGAGTATAATACCGACGGTGCTATTGCAGATGCCATGGAATACTATCGTACTACGATGCAAGGCCGGCGATGGGGCGACAGCCAGGCAGCTGCCCTTGCTCTTGGGCCAGAGCCTCAGGGCGATGGTGAAGTAGCCGAGGATGACCAGAGACCTGTGACTCCACGCATTACGTTGACCGTGGGTGGTAACAAACGCAAACGGCTTGGGCCTCCGAAAATGGTGTGGAAACTTCCATCTGGGGCTCCTGTTGTACCCCAGGTTATCCTGAATAACGTGATTGTTTCCTTACAGCGTTTTACTGTACGTCAACGGAAGCAGTATGCTGAGGATGCCTGCAAATACTGGACGTTGAAAAGAGAGGCAAGAAGGGGGGCAGCTCTTCTGAAGAGACTACAACTACAATTAGAAACGTTCTCTTCGATGGAAATGACGCGACGTAACTTCGCTGGGATGGGCCCCACCGGAAGCGTAAGACTTCAACGACGGATAGAGTTCGCCGATCGCCTGTCTTTAGATGTGGATAAGGTCCGCATGCTCTGCGATGAGgtaaagaaaagagaacgCGAGAAGCTTAAAGACGCCGAAACACTTCGAAATATTGTGGACTTGGTATATTTCCCTATTTCGCCAATGATTTGGCCGATTTTTGAGAGAGTACAGGC GCTCGATGGAAAAGGGATATTTCGTGTGGGCCTACTCTCGATTCGCTCGAACTTGGAAAATAGGAGTTACACATCGGTTTCGGCATTTTCCCGTGATCTGGCTCATGTGTTCACCTCAGAAATTGGGGTTGAGTCTGTTGGTGATACTGCAGAGCTACAGCTACAGATGCAAATCAGCGGGAGGGCCCCCGAACTGAGCTTGGAGCAGCGTGAGAAGCGGAAACTCGCAAAACGGATCATCAAAGCCGTCCAACCAGCTTTGGAAGATGCCTTGAAGAAGGAAAGCGAACTGAGCGGTAAACCGTACGAAAGGGAGTTAAGAGATTTGGATCTCATGCTCGAGAATAGTGTGCTCTCTCGAAGGGGCTCTTTTTACGATTCGATTGAGGGGCCTGCTACTCTAGCTGAGCCTTGCATGGGCGCGTCAATGCCGAACGGTATAGGATCAAATCCTGAAGGGCAGGACAACCGCAGCAATGATAGTGTGGATGTTGAAATGACGGATGCAGTGGATCTTGGACAAAAAGGCGATGAACCTCTAACAATATCCACAGAAATTGGTGTTTTGAAGCAAATGAatggagaagagaaaatgaCGGACGCTGCGATGACTGACGGCTCACACCAAATCAACCTAGACCACCCTCCAGTGTTCACCCCTCCAACAGTCGTCAGTGCTGTCTCAAGCGAGTTGGACTCTACGGCCCTAAATCACCCCAAAGCAGCCGACAGCCTCACTAAACCACAGGATATTGAAGCACAAGCGGCTCCTCCAACCCCGCCTGCGAGCTTCAAAGATAGTCACCAGCCGCCTTTGGCGCAAGGTGGTATTCAGTGGTACATGGAGCCATTCGACCCCGTTGGGACTACCATTCACGAGGAACGGTGGACAGGGCGCGAGGTGCTACGCGGTATGAGCGAAGAGCTGAGCGAACTTGACGAAGATGAGTTGCGTCATCTAGTTGACGATGAATTTGATAATGGAGCCCCAGAACAACCGAATGATGCTGGCGGCATCAAGGGTGCCAATCAGCCGGGGAGGATGGAAATGCCCCAGCCAAAGGGGCCAAGGACCAGGCGGCGTTGGCGTGGATTTAGATAG
- a CDS encoding uncharacterized protein (EggNog:ENOG410PU5Y~BUSCO:15768at33183), which yields MSGAGDDRWRGGRGYDPNRPAGQRHHSAGFRDRSMGGHQQDRHGQRGQGNIMNAGNAWGGPAQEPHIPVRGFNGAELKDALRKGYEPAGPGEPQPMAYKSNGKDANNIRSSGPWASKPNTMVNGKDFFLELRKQISGLQQSGNVPGG from the exons ATGAGCGGTGCCGGAGACGATCG ATGGCGTGGTGGTCGCGGCTATGATCCCAATCGCCCAGCGGGTCAGCGACATCACAGCGCAGGCTTTCGGGACCGATCAATGGGTGGCCATCAGCAGGATCGCCATGGTCAGCGAGGACAAGGCAATATCATGAATGCAGGCAATGCCTGGGGCGGACCCGCACAAGAACCTCATATCCCCGTCCGGGGCTTCAACGGGGCCGAGCTGAAAGATGCTCTCAGAAAAG GGTATGAGCCAGCTGGTCCAGGTG AACCCCAGCCTATGGCCTACAAATCTAATGGAAAGGATGCGAACAACATTCGATCCAGTGGACCTTGGGCATCAAAGC CAAATACCATGGTAAACGGCAAAGACTTCTTCCTTGAGCTTCGAAAGCAGATATCCGGCCTTCAGCAAAGCGGAAACGTCCCTGGTGGCTAA
- a CDS encoding uncharacterized protein (EggNog:ENOG410PQEB~BUSCO:14322at33183) has protein sequence MPKQTPSRASKRSAPYPSSKAKTETPATPKEMNPLRASTPTVPHGLNPWQGHGSQSRPVPSHIATYPGRLSGAERQPVALPSSPMTPTSTSGPWSPRDDEILLAARAQAQGWNQIQRDHFPSKSANACRKRYERLIAKRRGSDWNDERIDRLANQYMQMREQTWRPLADAVGENWEDVEKLCLERGARTLLPTLGQRELRREHADREGRGGSHDSHDEERLSIHNLLQ, from the exons ATGCCGAAGCAGACGCCGTCGCGAGCCTCTAAAAGATCAGCACCATATCCCTCATCGAAAGCAAAAACAGAAACACCAGCAACACCAAAAGAGATGAATCCTCTACGTGCTTCTACCCCTACGGTCCCGCATGGACTAAATCCGTGGCAAGGCCATGGTTCACAGTCGCGTCCAGTCCCTTCTCATATTGCGACATACCCCGGTCGATTGTCAGGAGCAGAACGTCAGCCTGTCGCCTTGCCTAGCAGCCCTATGACTCCTACGAGTACTTCTGGTCCATGGTCGCCACGAGATGATGAAATCCTCCTAGCAGCACGAGCCCAGGCTCAGGGCTGGAACCAAATCCAGAGGGATCACTTCCCGTCCAAATCCGCTAATGCCTGTCGAAAACGATACGAGCGGTTGATCGCAAAACGCCGTGGTTCTGATTGGAATGACGAACGCATCGATAGGCTCGCGAATCAGTACATGCAAATGCGGGAACAGACTTGGCGTCCTCTCGCCGACGCTGTCGGTGAAAATTGGGAAGATGTAGAGAAGCTG TGCCTTGAACGAGGTGCTAGAACCCTACTTCCAACGCTAGGACAGCGTGAATTGCGCCGTGAGCATGCTGATCGTGAAGGCCGAGGTGGTAGCCATGACAGCCATGACGAAGAAAGACTCAGCATACATAATTTATTGCAATAA
- a CDS encoding uncharacterized protein (EggNog:ENOG410Q0T6): MTGTETSPGVSPTNSATALVTVTSASAFPTRTAMALDITQTTPCDTSPGIASSTALQFESPPPFTSVTTGKWSSVNSHSSAAPSSSVYMTSLSSMTGSPVSTAQPTQFTTSTVYSTEIVTVTACPSTVYDCPASQRTTYVTTKTIATSTTVCPRIEKFQQTDLAIEITAASRAVPQSTLYIVAPPATTPGCVGPTAFTQTMSGATVSASMAASSLGSSSATLKARQGHFRLQAVQKVTILQLRVPSHRKVQSLVSRNPMIFKPATSAKYPQVV; encoded by the coding sequence ATGACGGGGACTGAAACGTCTCCGGGTGTTTCGCCGACAAACAGTGCAACTGCCCTAGTGACGGTTACCTCTGCGTCTGCATTTCCAACTCGCACAGCTATGGCTTTAGATATAACGCAAACTACTCCATGCGATACTTCTCCAGGAATTGCTTCCAGTACAGCACTCCAGTTTGAATCTCCTCCGCCCTTCACATCCGTCACTACTGGCAAATGGAGCTCCGTTAATAGCCATTCTTCAGCGGCGCCATCAAGCTCAGTCTATATGACTTCACTCTCTTCAATGACAGGGAGCCCAGTATCAACTGCGCAGCCCACTCAGTTCACAACATCCACGGTCTACTCAACTGAAATTGTGACTGTTACTGCGTGTCCATCAACTGTGTACGACTGTCCTGCATCCCAACGGACAACTTACGTTACGACGAAGACCATCGCCACTTCGACAACAGTGTGCCCGAGAATTGAAAAATTTCAGCAGACGGATTTAGCGATTGAGATCACTGCCGCATCTCGTGCGGTTCCTCAGTCAACACTGTACATCGTAGCTCCTCCAGCAACCACACCAGGCTGCGTTGGCCCGACTGCATTCACGCAAACCATGTCAGGCGCGACGGTGTCAGCTTCTATGGCTGCCTCCTCCCTAGGCAGCAGCAGTGCCACATTGAAGGCGCGACAGGGCCATTTTCGTCTCCAAGCTGTGCAGAAAGTGACGATTCTCCAGCTCAGAGTTCCGTCGCATCGCAAGGTACAATCATTGGTCTCCCGAAACCCGATGATATTCAAACCAGCAACATCAGCCAAGTACCCACAGGTTGTATAA
- a CDS encoding uncharacterized protein (EggNog:ENOG410JDWQ), producing the protein MMKINDAVDGKRYYTVRGLKAGASHEISLEWRDDNSTDANWLSGNIIQLFVGDEGSGWNSVSLKWTARRSKQKLVLRFYCDGIREFSIDFDKVEVLGPGAQICPISTASSVTPTPTSVTISTLSGITASSESSTSILVMSLREMKSTSSTIVTSSSASSTTAIGTTSELPSTSSETTSMSSSMSEITSAARTDSNSSIAFETASSALSTAIASSGARGTFSTVSLAASASNTMTKTRSSAPAQPASSTAPETTPSTAVPDTLLSLSTIAIGTEPLPLYIRQQQHLA; encoded by the exons ATGATGAAGATCAATGATGCGGTCGACGGGAAGCGCTACTA CACCGTGAGGGGCTTAAAAGCGGGTGCCTCCCATGAAATCTCGTTAGAATGGCGG GACGACAATAGTACCGATGCCAATTGGCTGAGTGGTAACATCATACAACTCTTTGTTGGGGACGAAGGTTCCGGATGGAATTCTGTTTCGTTGAAGTGGACTGCACGGCGATCAAAGCAAAAGCTTGTGTTAAGATTCTACTGCGATGGCATAAGGGAGTTCAGTATAGATTTCGATAAAGTTGAAGTGCTTGGGCCGGGGGCTCAAATCTGCCCTATATCCACTGCTTCGTCAGTGACGCCTACTCCCACTTCCGTGACAATTTCGACATTATCCGGAATAACAGCGTCTTCTGAATCAAGTACGTCGATTTTAGTCATGTCCCTCAGAGAAATGAAAAGCACGTCCAGCACCATCGTAACAAGCTCCTCCGCCTCATCCACTACTGCTATAGGCACGACTTCTGAGCTCCCGTCGACTTCGTCGGAGACTACTTCCATGTCGAGCTCCATGAGTGAGATTACATCCGCTGCTCGCACTGATAGCAACTCTAGTATTGCATTTGAGACCGCCTCTTCCGCATTATCCACGGCGATCGCGTCTAGTGGGGCACGTGGAACCTTTTCAACAGTTTCACTAGCAGCCAGCGCATCTAACACTATGACCAAGACAAGGTCATCGGCTCCTGCTCAACCTGCATCAAGCACTGCACCTGAGACCACGCCATCTACCGCGGTGCCTGATACTCTCTTATCTCTTTCAACAATTGCTATCGGAACTGAACCACTCCCTTTATATATTCGACAGCAACAACATCTAGCATAG
- the ERG9_1 gene encoding bifunctional farnesyl-diphosphate farnesyltransferase/squalene synthase (EggNog:ENOG410PFJU~COG:I) has product MGQLLQQTNIIRDIREDYDSKRYFWPEEVWSKYVENFSDLFLPQNREKALQCSSEMVLMALTRADECLSYMAGVMEQSTFNFVAIPQTMAIATLELCLQNPAIFDRNIKISRGSACQIMIESTREFQHVCEAFRRYARGIRRKNNPSEPPFPRYQHFLRQD; this is encoded by the coding sequence ATGGGTCAGCTCCTGCAGCAAACGAACATTATCCGCGACATCCGGGAAGATTACGACTCCAAACGATACTTCTGGCCAGAGGAAGTCTGGTCCAAGTACGTGGAAAACTTCAGCGACCTCTTCTTGCCGCAAAACCGGGAGAAGGCACTGCAATGCAGCAGTGAGATGGTGCTCATGGCACTGACCAGGGCAGACGAATGTCTATCTTACATGGCAGGTGTCATGGAGCAGTCAACCTTCAACTTTGTTGCTATACCACAAACAATGGCGATTGCGACGCTCGAGCTCTGCCTTCAAAACCCAGCAATCTTCGACCGGAACATCAAAATCTCAAGGGGCTCAGCGTGCCAAATCATGATCGAATCAACACGGGAGTTTCAACATGTCTGCGAAGCGTTCAGGCGGTATGCGAGGGGGATCCGTCGAAAGAACAACCCCAGCGAACCCCCATTTCCTCGATATCAACATTTCCTGCGGCAAGATTGA
- a CDS encoding uncharacterized protein (EggNog:ENOG410PIIP~COG:E,I~BUSCO:8586at33183), whose protein sequence is MAESQKPSVLIIGGLGFIGRHLALYIHENKLASEVRIVDKLLPQLAWLAPEFSEACSQDKFVQADASREQSFPRIFDRPNGAQFDYVIDCGGETRFSQSDDVYRLRTYAPSLAIGKECARRGIRALIQCSAATVYKAESKPHKETDKTKPSFKVSKWKLTLEEDLKKIPGLNLCILRFPRVWGEYDTGFLTPALCLGRVHKELEKPMTFLYSKDQVMNTVYVKDAARALWTAAEWRASKGPVTNNEDPPFPITFNIVDHNNTKKGDLADALNRTFGIECEFLGTLMTQFAKLNQEEIVDEMNEEALETWADLLHAKGITRPGPISPFVDKELLKDTDVSVDGSLFEQTTGFTYQTPTLPQDWLEIIVRSYDRMNWWP, encoded by the exons ATGGCTGAGTCCCAGAAGCCGTCCGTACTGATCATTGGAGGCCTAG GCTTCATCGGTCGCCATCTCGCACTCTACATCCACGAGAACAAACTCGCCTCTGAAGTTCGAATAGTGGATAAACTGCTCCCCCAGCTGGCCTGGTTGGCTCCAGAATTCAGCGAGGCATGCTCACAGGACAAGTTCGTGCAGGCGGATGCAAGTCGCGAAC AATCATTTCCTCGCATCTTCGATCGCCCCAACGGCGCCCAATTCGACTATGTCATCGACTGCGGTGGCGAAACTCGATTCTCCCAATCCGACGATGTATATCGCCTCCGTACCTATGCCCCTTCTCTCGCGATCGGCAAGGAATGTGCTCGACGGGGTATCCGTGCCCTGATCCAGTGCTCTGCCGCAACCGTATACAAAGCAGAATCGAAACCTCACAAGGAAACAGATAAGACCAAGCCCTCCTTCAAAGTCTCCAAGTGGAAACTCACCCTGGAGGAGGACTTGAAGAAGATTCCTGGCCTGAATCTTTGCATCCTAAGGTTTCCGCGTGTATGGGGTGAATACGACACGGGCTTCTTGACCCCTGCTCTTTGTCTCGGAAGGGTACACAAAGAACTTGAGAAACCAATGACTTTCCTGTACTCCAAAGATCAGGTCATGAATACGGTATACGTCAAGGATGCGGCTCGTGCTCTTTGGACAGCGGCAGAGTGGCGAGCCTCCAAAGGTCCCGTTACGAATAACGAAGACCCTCCGTTTCCTATCACATTCAACATCGTCGACCACAATAACACGAAAAAGGGAGATTTAGCCGACGCCCTAAACCGAACCTTCGGCATTGAGTGCGAATTCTTGGGGACGTTAATGACCCAGTTCGCGAAGCtgaatcaagaagaaatagtCGATGAGATGAATGAAGAGGCCCTTGAGACCTGGGCTGATTTACTCCATGCAAAGGGAATCACCAGGCCCGGTCCCATAAGCCCTTTTGTGGACAAGGAGCTTCTGAAAGACACCGATGTTTCAGTCGACGGATCTTTATTCGAACAGACGACTGGCTTCACGTATCAGACTCCAACTCTTCCCCAGGATTGGTTGGAGATCATCGTCAGAAGCTATGACCGAATGAACTGGTGGCCTTGA
- a CDS encoding uncharacterized protein (EggNog:ENOG410PKA7~COG:U~BUSCO:9703at33183) translates to MSTNIPNGLKPADINRFATRARQVEKAKPVIWYWCNYWIVNQILSKNLHHSDAECLNFTTGLMDKLEQFKAQHSDNDAVTDDTAGQAYVEQFGLETFHRADNAVQANRASLQTADTFQAAATFLELCQIWGQVDPEIAAKIKFAKFHALRIAKAVKAGEDPNLSNPSPEKMENEGGLPMESNSPSVEKPQDAEMPALRRMRQPSVEEVPDESDSVQRRLAAQSSADESIHPSRSSSRPPAHTENLPQPPSGPPSNIPSPTIPGMMNLDGDLRQRPSHLSQATVPDLPAAPSDFPQGSPISGVGTPTNLGAPPEAFPSLNTFQSFPPPAVASHEAPPSPRASSPKEFERIAHARKPSITPSTVPPPPKPVPPMPAYTSTTGNSVVDEDSMAQAQKHARWAVSALNFDDVNTAVKELRNALRLLGAR, encoded by the exons ATGTCAACTAATATCCCAAACGGGTTGAAGCCCGCAGATATCAACCGCTTTGCCACTCGAGCTCGTCAGGTCGAGAAGGCAAAGCCCGTGATATGGTATTGGT GCAATTACTGGATTGTCAACCAGATATTGTCCAAGAACCTCCACCACTCCGATGCAGAATGTTTAAATTTTACCACCGGACTTATGGACAAATTAGAGCAG TTCAAAGCTCAGCATTCAGATAATGATGCTGTAACGGATGATACGGCCGGTCAGGCATATGTGGAACAATTTGGATTAGAGACCTTTCACAGAGCCGATAACGCTGTGCAAGCAAACAGGGCGTCACT GCAAACGGCAGATACATTCCAGGCAGCTGCAACTTTCTTGGAGCTCTGCCAGATATGGGGCCAAGTTGACCCTGAGATTGCTGCTAAGATAAAGTTCGCTAAATTCCACGCTTTACGCATTGCGAAGGCTGTCAAAGCTGGAGAGGATCCGAACCTCTCCAATCCATCACCAGAAAAGATGGAGAACGAAGGTGGCCTTCCAATGGAGTCGAATAGCCCCAGCGTCGAGAAACCACAGGATGCTGAGATGCCTGCGCTCAGAAGAATGCGGCAGCCGTCTGTGGAGGAAGTGCCCGATGAATCTGATAGCGTTCAGCGCCGCTTAGCAGCACAATCATCGGCGGACGAATCTATCCATCCATCCAGATCATCATCTAGACCCCCTGCTCACACTGAGAACCTACCTCAACCACCCAGCGGACCTCCTAGTAACATACCGAGTCCTACAATCCCCGGCATGATGAATCTTGACGGGGACCTACGTCAAAGGCCCTCCCATCTCTCCCAAGCTACAGTTCCTGACCTCCCAGCTGCACCATCAGACTTCCCACAGGGTTCACCCATCTCCGGCGTCGGGACGCCGACAAACCTAGGCGCACCGCCAGAGGCATTTCCCTCGCTAAACACCTTCCAATCGTTTCCTCCTCCAGCAGTAGCCTCCCACGAAGCGCCGCCATCCCCGCGAGCCTCGTCGCCTAAGGAGTTCGAGAGGATTGCTCATGCGCGAAAGCCATCGATAACTCCATCTACAGTTCCTCCACCACCAAAGCCAGTGCCGCCCATGCCGGCGTATACCTCGACCACTGGTAACTCAGTCGTTGATGAGGATTCGATGGCGCAGGCACAAAAGCATGCTAGATGGGCGGTGTCCGCATTGAATTTTGACGACGTGAATACAGCGGTCAAGGAGCTAAGGAATGCTTTAAGGCTGCTTGGCGCAAGATGA